The proteins below come from a single Gossypium raimondii isolate GPD5lz chromosome 2, ASM2569854v1, whole genome shotgun sequence genomic window:
- the LOC105788478 gene encoding truncated transcription factor CAULIFLOWER A isoform X2, protein MGRGRVQLKRIENKINRQVTFSKRRSGLMKKAHEISVLCDAQVALMVFSSKGKLFEYATESCMERILERYERNSYTEIQCATDEIQQNGNWTWEHAKLKARMETLQRNLRHYEGEDIQNLSLRELQNLEQQLDSALKRIRSRKNQLMLESISELQKKDKALQEQNNILAKKEKEKTNVEQAHWQLNNNCQDSSSMLLPLNISSNGREKEETTNSGVLLPWMIRHHLE, encoded by the exons atgggAAGGGGTAGGGTTCAACTGAAGAGAATAGAGAATAAGATCAACAGGCAAGTGACGTTTTCGAAACGAAGGTCGGGCTTGATGAAGAAAGCCCATGAAATCTCTGTGCTTTGTGATGCTCAAGTCGCTTTGATGGTCTTCTCTTCGAAAGGCAAACTCTTTGAATACGCGACTGAGTCTTG CATGGAAAGGATCCTTGAACGATATGAAAGAAACTCGTATACTGAGATCCAATGTGCTACAGATGAAATTCAACAAAAT GGAAACTGGACCTGGGAACATGCAAAACTTAAAGCTAGAATGGAGACTTTACAAAGAAACCTGAG GCATTACGAAGGAGAAGATATCCAGAATTTGAGTCTTAGAGAGCTTCAAAATTTGGAGCAACAACTTGATTCTGCCCTTAAACGCATAAGATCCAGAAAG AATCAACTTATGCTTGAATCAATTTCTGAGCTTCAGAAAAAG GACAAAGCACTGCAAGAACAGAATAACATACTTGCAAAGAAg GAAAAGGAGAAAACTAATGTGGAGCAGGCACATTGGCAGCTGAACAACAATTGCCAAGATTCATCCTCCATGCTTCTGCCCCTTAACATCAG CTCCAATGGAAGGGAGAAGGAAGAAACCACCAACAGTGGCGTCTTGCTGCCATGGATGATTCGCCACCACCTTGAATAA
- the LOC105788478 gene encoding truncated transcription factor CAULIFLOWER A isoform X1 — MGRGRVQLKRIENKINRQVTFSKRRSGLMKKAHEISVLCDAQVALMVFSSKGKLFEYATESCMERILERYERNSYTEIQCATDEIQQNGNWTWEHAKLKARMETLQRNLRHYEGEDIQNLSLRELQNLEQQLDSALKRIRSRKNQLMLESISELQKKDKALQEQNNILAKKLKEKEKTNVEQAHWQLNNNCQDSSSMLLPLNISSNGREKEETTNSGVLLPWMIRHHLE; from the exons atgggAAGGGGTAGGGTTCAACTGAAGAGAATAGAGAATAAGATCAACAGGCAAGTGACGTTTTCGAAACGAAGGTCGGGCTTGATGAAGAAAGCCCATGAAATCTCTGTGCTTTGTGATGCTCAAGTCGCTTTGATGGTCTTCTCTTCGAAAGGCAAACTCTTTGAATACGCGACTGAGTCTTG CATGGAAAGGATCCTTGAACGATATGAAAGAAACTCGTATACTGAGATCCAATGTGCTACAGATGAAATTCAACAAAAT GGAAACTGGACCTGGGAACATGCAAAACTTAAAGCTAGAATGGAGACTTTACAAAGAAACCTGAG GCATTACGAAGGAGAAGATATCCAGAATTTGAGTCTTAGAGAGCTTCAAAATTTGGAGCAACAACTTGATTCTGCCCTTAAACGCATAAGATCCAGAAAG AATCAACTTATGCTTGAATCAATTTCTGAGCTTCAGAAAAAG GACAAAGCACTGCAAGAACAGAATAACATACTTGCAAAGAAg CTGAAGGAAAAGGAGAAAACTAATGTGGAGCAGGCACATTGGCAGCTGAACAACAATTGCCAAGATTCATCCTCCATGCTTCTGCCCCTTAACATCAG CTCCAATGGAAGGGAGAAGGAAGAAACCACCAACAGTGGCGTCTTGCTGCCATGGATGATTCGCCACCACCTTGAATAA